From the Acetobacter aceti genome, one window contains:
- a CDS encoding IS481 family transposase yields MVGVLDMSEATSKSENRDPATGRPLQRGIYYRGPKQYQARKQIDGNPKTVAKWKKRTAVGDLPTGPKDAHSTVLSIEDEAIIVAFRRHTLLPLDDCLYALQATIPHLTRSSLHRCLQRHGISRLPEVTGDKKPRRKFKAYPIGYFHIDIAEVQTAEGKLRLFVAIDRTSKFAFVELHREAGKMIAAGFLRNLIAAVPYAIHTVLTDNGIQFTSQTRHKYAFHPIFDRVCDENGIEHRLTKVKHPWTNGQVERMNRTIREATVKRFYYETHDQLRQHLADFVMACNFARRLKTLRGLTPYEFICQQWEKEPSRFIHNPHHQNTGLNN; encoded by the coding sequence ATGGTGGGGGTGTTGGATATGTCTGAAGCAACCTCAAAATCCGAAAATCGAGACCCAGCGACAGGCAGACCTCTGCAAAGAGGAATCTACTATCGCGGTCCAAAGCAATACCAGGCTCGCAAGCAGATTGACGGAAACCCGAAGACGGTTGCGAAGTGGAAGAAGCGCACTGCGGTCGGTGATTTGCCGACCGGCCCCAAAGACGCGCATTCGACGGTGCTGAGCATTGAGGATGAGGCGATCATCGTTGCTTTCCGCCGTCACACGCTGCTGCCGCTGGACGACTGCCTCTACGCACTCCAGGCGACGATCCCGCACCTGACGCGATCATCCCTGCATCGCTGCCTGCAACGACACGGGATCAGCCGACTACCCGAGGTGACGGGAGACAAAAAACCCAGGCGCAAGTTCAAGGCTTATCCGATTGGCTATTTTCACATTGATATTGCTGAAGTGCAGACTGCGGAGGGTAAGCTGCGCCTGTTTGTCGCGATAGACCGTACCAGCAAATTCGCCTTTGTCGAACTGCACCGGGAAGCCGGAAAAATGATTGCCGCAGGTTTTCTGCGGAACCTGATCGCAGCAGTCCCTTATGCCATCCATACAGTTTTGACCGACAACGGCATCCAGTTCACCAGTCAGACACGGCATAAATACGCCTTCCACCCTATCTTTGATCGGGTGTGCGACGAAAACGGTATCGAGCATCGGCTGACAAAGGTGAAGCATCCATGGACCAACGGCCAGGTTGAGAGGATGAACCGCACGATCAGGGAGGCAACAGTCAAACGCTTCTATTATGAAACACATGACCAGTTGCGTCAGCACCTCGCGGACTTCGTCATGGCCTGCAATTTCGCCCGAAGGCTCAAGACGCTACGCGGTCTCACTCCATATGAATTCATTTGCCAGCAGTGGGAAAAAGAACCATCACGGTTCATACATAACCCGCACCATCAAAATACGGGACTAAACAACTAG